A window of Candidatus Saccharibacteria bacterium contains these coding sequences:
- a CDS encoding phytoene/squalene synthase family protein, whose translation MELYDRVSQDIARLTMLRYSTSFGLSSRLFDAGMRGHIFNVYGLVRIADEVVDTYMGDDAPGLLTELETQTYAALKSGYSTNPIVHAFALTAREYGIGRDLIKPFFASMRMDLTPQHYDHKLYRQYIHGSAEVVGLMCLKVFVGGDKEQYAELAPGAARLGAAFQKVNFLRDLAADSQDLGRFYFPGYTLATFDEEAKLAVIDDIRQDFAEAVPALRRLPRTVRRAVGLSATYYLELLHKLDSTPIEVIKQSRLRVKPGRKLALMAQALLKEPRR comes from the coding sequence ATGGAACTTTACGATCGGGTGTCACAGGATATCGCCCGCCTCACCATGTTGCGCTATTCAACCTCGTTCGGCCTGAGCAGCCGCCTGTTTGATGCCGGCATGCGCGGCCATATCTTCAACGTCTACGGGCTGGTGCGCATCGCTGACGAAGTGGTCGATACCTACATGGGCGACGATGCACCCGGGCTGCTGACCGAGCTGGAAACGCAGACGTACGCCGCTCTGAAGTCCGGCTACAGCACCAACCCCATCGTCCACGCCTTCGCGCTGACGGCGCGTGAATACGGCATCGGCCGCGACCTCATCAAACCGTTCTTTGCCAGCATGCGCATGGATCTGACGCCACAGCACTACGACCACAAGCTGTACCGGCAGTACATCCATGGATCGGCCGAAGTCGTCGGGCTGATGTGCCTGAAGGTATTCGTCGGCGGCGACAAGGAGCAGTATGCCGAGCTGGCTCCCGGTGCCGCCCGCCTTGGCGCTGCCTTTCAAAAGGTTAATTTCCTGCGCGATCTGGCCGCCGACAGCCAGGACCTGGGCCGTTTTTATTTCCCGGGCTATACGCTGGCCACCTTTGACGAAGAGGCTAAGCTGGCCGTCATCGACGATATCCGCCAGGATTTTGCCGAAGCTGTGCCGGCCCTGCGCCGCCTGCCCCGCACTGTCCGCCGCGCCGTCGGGCTGAGCGCCACGTACTATCTGGAGCTATTGCACAAACTTGATAGTACGCCGATCGAGGTCATCAAGCAGTCCCGCCTGCGCGTCAAGCCGGGCCGCAAACTCGCCTTGATGGCCCAGGCGCTACTGAAGGAGCCGCGGCGATGA